In the genome of Cryptomeria japonica chromosome 8, Sugi_1.0, whole genome shotgun sequence, one region contains:
- the LOC131061442 gene encoding uncharacterized protein LOC131061442 isoform X4: MDPSRATSFGSVSSKEHHLPKKQSSIHVHCSQPDAHSLQEHLGKQCKETLKQPTPTAQISTTKCHVAQLKGKDNPCSTLATQASYTKQSQLQPLRQQTTPSSRHAPQTSHSSHRLSVSSKKRMPIFHPMKYLAQRATTPYHLMLQLTWTLSIARIAMPTHKLLATITYFAH, encoded by the exons ATGGACCCCAGTCGTGCAACGTCATTTGGATCAGTGTCTTCCAAGGAACATCATTTGCCCAAAAAACA ATCTTCCATACATGTCCATTGCAGTCAGCCAGATGCTCATAGCTTACAAGAGCACCTTGGAAAACAATG CAAAGAGACTTTGAAACAACCAACACCTACTGCACAAATATCGACAACGAAGTG CCATGTCGCTCAGCTCAAAGGAAAAGACAACCCTTGCAGCACCCTCGCTACACAAGCAAGTTATACCAAACAAAG CCAACTCCAACCTTTGAGACAACAAACAACACCATCTTCCAGACATGCTCCGCAAACTAGCCATTCAAGCCACAG GTTGTCAGTGTCCTCAAAGAAAAGAATGCCTATTTTCCACCCTATGAAATATCTTGCTCAACGTGCCACCACTCCCTACCATTTGATGCTGCAATTGACATGGACTTTGTCCATTGCACGTATTGCAATGCCGACACACAAACTTCTTGCCACCATAACATACTTTGCACATTGA
- the LOC131061442 gene encoding uncharacterized protein LOC131061442 isoform X1, with amino-acid sequence MDPSRATSFGSVSSKEHHLPKKQSSIHVHCSQPDAHSLQEHLGKQCKETLKQPTPTAQISTTKCHVAQLKGKDNPCSTLATQASYTKQSQLQPLRQQTTPSSRHAPQTSHSSHSLSSTPPKPSTILDLCFQRVGYMFEGDILAVYGPAKYTNTQNKTEILHVDLIDCKGQMTVTMNISNTLVDTFLPRLTIGSGIRISNFTIKNKSQYERGVADCCIALIAKSTFETIPCVCIEHKLALDLTISQLSEADCHYSVGSFGEIGTSYHLTKTHLEVHIKDGDL; translated from the exons ATGGACCCCAGTCGTGCAACGTCATTTGGATCAGTGTCTTCCAAGGAACATCATTTGCCCAAAAAACA ATCTTCCATACATGTCCATTGCAGTCAGCCAGATGCTCATAGCTTACAAGAGCACCTTGGAAAACAATG CAAAGAGACTTTGAAACAACCAACACCTACTGCACAAATATCGACAACGAAGTG CCATGTCGCTCAGCTCAAAGGAAAAGACAACCCTTGCAGCACCCTCGCTACACAAGCAAGTTATACCAAACAAAG CCAACTCCAACCTTTGAGACAACAAACAACACCATCTTCCAGACATGCTCCGCAAACTAGCCATTCAAGCCACAG CCTTTCTTCAACACCGCCAAAACCTAGCACAATACTGGACCTGTGTTTTCAACGAGTTGGTTATATGTTTGAAGGTGACATTCTTGCTGTATATGGACCTGCCAAGTACACCAACACACAAAACAAAACCGAGATATTGCATGTGGACCTGATAGATTGTAAAGGCCAGATGACAGTCACAATGAATATTAGCAACACATTGGTGGACACCTTTTTACCACGCTTGACCATTGGATCAGGCATTCGCATTTCCAActttacaattaaaaataaatcacaGTATGAAAGAGGTGTTGCAGATTGTTGCATTGCTCTCATTGCAAAAAGCACCTTTGAAACTATCCCATGTGTTTGTATCGAACACAAACTAGCACTCGATTTGACAATCTCACAACTAAGCGAAGCTGACTGCCACTATTCCGTTGGTTCATTCGGAGAAATTGGAACCAGTTACCATTTGACCAAAACACACCTTGAAGTACATATAAAGGATGGTGATTTGTAG
- the LOC131061442 gene encoding uncharacterized protein LOC131061442 isoform X6, which produces MDPSRATSFGSVSSKEHHLPKKQSSIHVHCSQPDAHSLQEHLGKQCKETLKQPTPTAQISTTKCHVAQLKGKDNPCSTLATQASYTKQRLSVSSKKRMPIFHPMKYLAQRATTPYHLMLQLTWTLSIARIAMPTHKLLATITYFAH; this is translated from the exons ATGGACCCCAGTCGTGCAACGTCATTTGGATCAGTGTCTTCCAAGGAACATCATTTGCCCAAAAAACA ATCTTCCATACATGTCCATTGCAGTCAGCCAGATGCTCATAGCTTACAAGAGCACCTTGGAAAACAATG CAAAGAGACTTTGAAACAACCAACACCTACTGCACAAATATCGACAACGAAGTG CCATGTCGCTCAGCTCAAAGGAAAAGACAACCCTTGCAGCACCCTCGCTACACAAGCAAGTTATACCAAACAAAG GTTGTCAGTGTCCTCAAAGAAAAGAATGCCTATTTTCCACCCTATGAAATATCTTGCTCAACGTGCCACCACTCCCTACCATTTGATGCTGCAATTGACATGGACTTTGTCCATTGCACGTATTGCAATGCCGACACACAAACTTCTTGCCACCATAACATACTTTGCACATTGA
- the LOC131061442 gene encoding uncharacterized protein LOC131061442 isoform X2 has protein sequence MDPSRATSFGSVSSKEHHLPKKQSSIHVHCSQPDAHSLQEHLGKQCKETLKQPTPTAQISTTKCHVAQLKGKDNPCSTLATQASYTKQSLSSTPPKPSTILDLCFQRVGYMFEGDILAVYGPAKYTNTQNKTEILHVDLIDCKGQMTVTMNISNTLVDTFLPRLTIGSGIRISNFTIKNKSQYERGVADCCIALIAKSTFETIPCVCIEHKLALDLTISQLSEADCHYSVGSFGEIGTSYHLTKTHLEVHIKDGDL, from the exons ATGGACCCCAGTCGTGCAACGTCATTTGGATCAGTGTCTTCCAAGGAACATCATTTGCCCAAAAAACA ATCTTCCATACATGTCCATTGCAGTCAGCCAGATGCTCATAGCTTACAAGAGCACCTTGGAAAACAATG CAAAGAGACTTTGAAACAACCAACACCTACTGCACAAATATCGACAACGAAGTG CCATGTCGCTCAGCTCAAAGGAAAAGACAACCCTTGCAGCACCCTCGCTACACAAGCAAGTTATACCAAACAAAG CCTTTCTTCAACACCGCCAAAACCTAGCACAATACTGGACCTGTGTTTTCAACGAGTTGGTTATATGTTTGAAGGTGACATTCTTGCTGTATATGGACCTGCCAAGTACACCAACACACAAAACAAAACCGAGATATTGCATGTGGACCTGATAGATTGTAAAGGCCAGATGACAGTCACAATGAATATTAGCAACACATTGGTGGACACCTTTTTACCACGCTTGACCATTGGATCAGGCATTCGCATTTCCAActttacaattaaaaataaatcacaGTATGAAAGAGGTGTTGCAGATTGTTGCATTGCTCTCATTGCAAAAAGCACCTTTGAAACTATCCCATGTGTTTGTATCGAACACAAACTAGCACTCGATTTGACAATCTCACAACTAAGCGAAGCTGACTGCCACTATTCCGTTGGTTCATTCGGAGAAATTGGAACCAGTTACCATTTGACCAAAACACACCTTGAAGTACATATAAAGGATGGTGATTTGTAG
- the LOC131061442 gene encoding uncharacterized protein LOC131061442 isoform X5 produces MSIAVSQMLIAYKSTLENNAMSLSSKEKTTLAAPSLHKQVIPNKGPLPRSNTISKITPSHEHIRKRCLTNMEASAPDATSPQQHTIKRQISNIEQQNFAPFKMQPHKSEHKKSQQMDSFKQHNRNVDSTKQQNPNPQPHTSKRSIGHMECD; encoded by the exons ATGTCCATTGCAGTCAGCCAGATGCTCATAGCTTACAAGAGCACCTTGGAAAACAATG CCATGTCGCTCAGCTCAAAGGAAAAGACAACCCTTGCAGCACCCTCGCTACACAAGCAAGTTATACCAAACAAAG GACCTCTACCAAGGTCAAATACAATAAGCAAAATCACTCCTTCACACGAGCACATACGGAAACG ATGCCTCACCAACATGGAAGCCAGTGCACCGGATGCCACCTCTCCACAACAACACACAATAAAACG GCAAATTAGCAACATTGAACAACAAAACTTCGCCCCTTTCAAAATGCAGCCGCACAAAAGTGAACATAAAAAAAG TCAACAGATGGATTCTTTCAAGCAGCACAATCGTAATGTAGATTCCACCAAACAGCAAAATCCCAATCCACAGCCACATACAAGCAAGAG ATCCATTGGCCACATGGAATGTGATTAG
- the LOC131061442 gene encoding uncharacterized protein LOC131061442 isoform X3, which yields MQRDFETTNTYCTNIDNEVPCRSAQRKRQPLQHPRYTSKLYQTKVLISTTYIELCATFLQLLSTVDMPFILFKNIVHNSPQGTRSFRPSQSTFIEELNDQCTKAHLETLAKCNIQVVSVLKEKNAYFPPYEISCSTCHHSLPFDAAIDMDFVHCTYCNADTQTSCHHNILCTLNTQEGNIDCSLQGGILQQTYPDITDITYEQYQQDISPMVFMLRRLHVYDTFTSVVNNTVIDIVKQ from the exons ATG CAAAGAGACTTTGAAACAACCAACACCTACTGCACAAATATCGACAACGAAGTG CCATGTCGCTCAGCTCAAAGGAAAAGACAACCCTTGCAGCACCCTCGCTACACAAGCAAGTTATACCAAACAAAG GTTCTCATCTCCACCACCTACATAGAATTATGCGCAACTTTTCTACAACTCTTGTCAACAGTAGATATGCCTTTTATACTGTTCAAAAATATTGTGCATAATAGTCCCCAAGGAACCCGGTCATTTCGCCCATCGCAATCTACTTTCATTGAAGAGCTTAATGACCAGTGCACAAAAGCACATTTGGAGACACTTGCCAAATGTAATATCCAG GTTGTCAGTGTCCTCAAAGAAAAGAATGCCTATTTTCCACCCTATGAAATATCTTGCTCAACGTGCCACCACTCCCTACCATTTGATGCTGCAATTGACATGGACTTTGTCCATTGCACGTATTGCAATGCCGACACACAAACTTCTTGCCACCATAACATACTTTGCACATTGAATACACAAGAAGGCAACATCGACTGCTCCTTGCAAGGAGGCATACTTCAACAAACTTACCCAGATATCACAGATATAACATACGAACAATACCAACAAGACATCTCGCCAATGGTCTTTATGTTGCGCAGGCTCCACGTCTATGACACTTTCACATCAGTTGTGAACAACACCGTTATTGATATTGTCAAGCAATAG